From a single Mycolicibacterium mengxianglii genomic region:
- a CDS encoding energy-coupling factor ABC transporter permease, producing the protein MAVTTVAMHMSDGIVNAPVSMLFIVIAVAVLAICVWRARAELDERTVPLAGLVAAFIFAVQMVNFPILPGVSGHLLGGALAAILVGPFTGAMCIAIVLVVQALLFADGGVTALGTNIVNMAVIGVAAGYGTALLLHTLAKRRFAGSVPAVGAIAFVAALVGTVCAAGGFVVEYAIGGAAQTALTTVAGYMFGTHVLIGIGEGVITALTVMAVVRARPDLVYLLRTTQRTRSHEVVDA; encoded by the coding sequence GTGGCTGTCACCACCGTGGCGATGCATATGAGCGACGGGATCGTCAACGCCCCGGTCTCGATGCTGTTCATCGTCATCGCCGTTGCGGTCCTGGCCATCTGCGTCTGGCGGGCCCGCGCCGAACTCGACGAACGCACGGTGCCCCTGGCAGGACTTGTCGCCGCCTTCATCTTCGCGGTGCAGATGGTGAATTTCCCGATCCTGCCCGGTGTCAGCGGCCACCTGCTCGGCGGCGCGCTGGCAGCGATCCTGGTGGGGCCGTTCACCGGCGCCATGTGCATTGCGATCGTGCTGGTGGTGCAGGCGCTGCTGTTTGCCGACGGCGGGGTCACCGCGCTGGGAACCAACATCGTCAACATGGCCGTGATCGGTGTCGCTGCCGGTTACGGCACTGCGCTGCTGCTGCACACCCTGGCCAAACGACGGTTCGCCGGATCCGTGCCCGCGGTCGGGGCCATCGCGTTCGTCGCCGCGCTCGTCGGAACCGTCTGCGCCGCAGGCGGATTTGTTGTCGAATATGCGATCGGCGGGGCTGCGCAGACCGCGCTGACGACGGTCGCGGGGTACATGTTCGGCACCCACGTGTTGATCGGCATCGGGGAGGGCGTGATCACGGCGCTGACGGTGATGGCGGTGGTACGGGCCCGCCCGGACCTGGTGTACCTGCTGAGAACGACCCAGCGCACCCGCAGCCACGAGGTGGTGGACGCATGA
- a CDS encoding 3-oxoacyl-ACP reductase: MAQIDLTQRLAGKVAVITGGASGIGLATAQRMKAEGATIVIGDIDPASGKAVADELDGLFVPVDVADQVAVDTLFDTAATTYGSVDIAFNNAGISPPEDDLIENTGLDAWERVQDINLKSVYLCCKAALRHMVPQQKGAIINTASFVAVMGSATSQISYTASKGGVLAMSRELGVQFARQGIRVNALCPGPVNTPLLQELFAKDPERAARRLVHIPLGRFAEPSELAAAVAFLASDDASFITASTFLVDGGISNAYVTPL; encoded by the coding sequence ATGGCCCAGATCGATCTGACCCAGCGGCTCGCAGGCAAGGTCGCCGTCATCACCGGCGGTGCCAGCGGTATCGGCCTGGCCACCGCCCAGCGGATGAAGGCCGAAGGGGCCACCATCGTCATCGGTGATATCGACCCGGCCTCCGGAAAGGCCGTCGCCGACGAGCTCGACGGGCTGTTCGTGCCCGTCGACGTGGCCGACCAGGTGGCCGTCGACACGCTGTTCGACACCGCGGCCACCACCTACGGGTCGGTGGACATCGCCTTCAACAACGCCGGGATCAGCCCGCCCGAGGACGACCTGATCGAGAACACCGGCCTCGACGCCTGGGAGCGGGTGCAGGACATCAACCTCAAGTCGGTGTACCTGTGCTGCAAAGCCGCGCTGCGGCACATGGTTCCGCAGCAGAAGGGCGCGATCATCAACACCGCCTCCTTCGTCGCGGTCATGGGCTCGGCGACCTCTCAGATCTCCTACACCGCATCCAAGGGCGGTGTGCTGGCGATGTCGCGCGAGCTGGGTGTGCAGTTCGCCCGGCAGGGCATCCGGGTCAACGCGCTGTGCCCCGGACCGGTGAACACCCCGCTGCTGCAGGAGCTGTTCGCCAAGGACCCCGAGCGCGCCGCGCGCCGGTTGGTGCACATTCCGTTGGGCCGATTCGCCGAACCCTCTGAGCTGGCCGCCGCGGTCGCCTTCCTGGCCTCCGATGACGCCTCCTTCATCACCGCCTCGACGTTCCTGGTCGACGGCGGCATCAGCAACGCCTACGTGACGCCGCTGTAG
- a CDS encoding ArsR/SmtB family transcription factor, with amino-acid sequence MATEGDTSPATAVSSALTDVDIAGWTLRFDLLSDPHRLEILLALHRAPGICVGDLAAALGRSENAVSQALRILRQQGWVSSTRVGRQASYRLEDHTVHDLLHWIGAAHNG; translated from the coding sequence ATGGCCACCGAGGGGGACACGTCACCGGCGACCGCCGTGTCGTCGGCGCTCACGGATGTCGACATCGCCGGCTGGACGCTGCGGTTCGATCTGCTGTCCGATCCGCACCGCCTGGAGATCCTGCTGGCTCTGCACCGGGCGCCCGGAATCTGTGTCGGTGATCTGGCCGCTGCGCTGGGGCGCTCGGAGAACGCCGTATCGCAGGCGCTGCGGATTCTGCGCCAGCAGGGCTGGGTGAGCTCGACCAGGGTGGGCCGCCAGGCCAGCTACCGCCTCGAGGACCACACGGTGCACGACCTGCTGCACTGGATCGGCGCCGCTCACAACGGCTGA
- a CDS encoding FadR/GntR family transcriptional regulator — MSAGPDIPSAAEAAAALLRPVRPGNAFEDTVGRLLQTIRLGVLAPGESLPPERELAARLGVSRDTVREAIKSLSDAGYLVSRRGRYGGTFLAEEIPALPADDQPAVGGDEIDDALRLRDILESGAARMAAMRTLTAAEREELWSRLADVRGATLEDYRRLDSRLHLAIAEAAGTPSLVPLVAENRMRLNALLDRIPLLARNITHSNEQHEAIVIAILAGDGESAAAAMRAHVAGSAALLHGFLD; from the coding sequence ATGTCAGCCGGACCGGACATTCCGAGCGCAGCAGAGGCCGCCGCGGCCCTGCTGCGCCCGGTCCGGCCGGGCAACGCATTCGAAGACACCGTGGGCCGGCTGCTGCAGACCATTCGGCTCGGAGTGCTGGCACCGGGGGAGTCGCTCCCTCCGGAGCGCGAGCTGGCCGCCCGCCTGGGTGTGAGCCGCGACACCGTCCGCGAAGCCATCAAGTCGCTGAGCGACGCCGGCTACCTGGTGTCTCGGCGCGGCCGCTACGGCGGCACGTTCCTGGCCGAGGAGATACCGGCGCTGCCGGCCGACGACCAGCCCGCAGTCGGGGGCGACGAGATCGACGACGCGTTGCGGCTGCGCGACATCCTGGAGTCCGGAGCCGCCCGGATGGCCGCCATGCGGACTCTGACGGCGGCCGAGCGCGAAGAGTTGTGGTCGCGCCTGGCCGACGTCCGCGGCGCGACGCTCGAGGACTATCGCCGGCTGGATTCCCGGCTGCATCTGGCGATCGCCGAGGCGGCCGGGACCCCCTCGCTGGTGCCGCTGGTCGCCGAGAACCGCATGCGCCTCAACGCGCTGCTGGACCGGATTCCGCTGCTGGCGCGCAACATCACGCACTCGAACGAGCAGCACGAGGCGATCGTGATCGCCATCCTGGCCGGGGACGGGGAGTCAGCCGCAGCTGCGATGCGTGCCCATGTCGCGGGATCGGCGGCCCTGTTGCACGGGTTCCTCGACTAG
- a CDS encoding PDGLE domain-containing protein: MSTGTAERTRGRTFWVVFVVVTLLIAGGVSYFASSSPDGLDSATLQGCEVVDTDGGEELTGSCIAQHADDHALADSPLADYSIGGGEHTGGLAGIIGVVVTLALAGGAFWLIARSRKPKA, translated from the coding sequence ATGAGCACCGGCACCGCCGAACGCACCCGCGGCCGGACGTTCTGGGTGGTCTTCGTGGTGGTCACCCTGCTGATCGCCGGTGGGGTGTCGTATTTCGCGAGTTCGAGCCCAGACGGCCTGGACTCGGCGACGTTGCAGGGCTGCGAGGTGGTCGACACCGACGGTGGTGAGGAGCTCACCGGCTCGTGCATCGCCCAGCACGCCGACGACCATGCCCTGGCCGACTCGCCGCTGGCCGACTACTCCATCGGCGGTGGGGAACACACCGGCGGTCTGGCCGGCATCATCGGCGTCGTCGTCACCCTGGCGCTCGCGGGCGGGGCGTTCTGGCTCATCGCGCGCTCCCGCAAGCCGAAGGCCTGA
- a CDS encoding glutamine synthetase family protein, translated as MSQSELEELVAAGEIDTVIVAFTDMQGRLTGKRISARLFVEDVAAHGAECCNYLLAVDVDMNTVDGYAMSSWEAGYGDMVMTPDSSTLRLLPWLPGTALVMADLSWGGGAPVVPAPRSILRKQLDRLADRGLTAVAATELEFMVFDDTYRDAWKAGYRNLTPATDYNIDYAMLASTRMEPLLRDIRLGMEGAGLYCEGVKGECNLGQQEIGFRYDEALVTCDNHTIYKNGAKEIADQHGKSLTFMAKFDEREGNSCHIHISLRGTDGTAVFADDDQPSGMSEMFRSFIAGQLATLRELTLFYAPNINSYKRFADGSFAPTAVAWGMDNRTCAIRVVGHGQGMRMELRAPGGDVNQYLAVSALIAGGLHGIDAGLQLPEPTTGNAYTSGAEKLPTTLAEAAELFEGSTVAREAFGDEVVEHYLNYARVELAAFNSAVTDWERVRGFERL; from the coding sequence TTGTCCCAGTCCGAGCTCGAAGAATTGGTGGCTGCCGGCGAGATCGACACGGTCATCGTCGCGTTCACCGACATGCAGGGCCGGCTCACCGGCAAGCGGATCTCGGCGCGGCTGTTCGTCGAGGACGTCGCCGCGCACGGCGCCGAGTGCTGTAACTACCTGCTGGCCGTCGACGTCGACATGAACACCGTCGACGGTTACGCGATGTCCAGCTGGGAAGCGGGCTACGGCGACATGGTCATGACGCCGGATTCTTCGACGTTGCGGTTGCTGCCCTGGCTGCCGGGCACCGCGCTGGTGATGGCCGACCTGTCCTGGGGCGGCGGGGCGCCGGTGGTTCCCGCGCCGCGCAGCATCCTGCGTAAGCAGTTGGACCGGCTCGCCGACCGTGGATTGACCGCGGTGGCCGCCACCGAACTGGAGTTCATGGTGTTCGACGACACCTATCGCGACGCCTGGAAGGCCGGCTACCGCAACCTGACTCCGGCCACCGATTACAACATCGACTATGCGATGTTGGCCTCCACGCGGATGGAGCCGCTGCTGCGCGATATCCGCCTGGGCATGGAAGGCGCCGGGCTGTATTGCGAGGGTGTCAAGGGGGAGTGCAATCTCGGGCAGCAAGAGATCGGCTTCCGTTACGACGAAGCGCTGGTCACCTGTGACAACCACACGATCTACAAGAACGGCGCCAAAGAGATCGCCGACCAGCACGGCAAGAGCCTGACGTTCATGGCCAAATTCGATGAGCGGGAGGGCAACAGCTGCCACATCCACATCTCGCTGCGCGGGACCGACGGTACGGCCGTGTTCGCCGACGACGACCAGCCGTCCGGGATGTCGGAGATGTTCCGCAGCTTCATCGCCGGCCAGCTGGCCACCTTGCGAGAGCTGACCTTGTTCTATGCACCGAACATCAACTCCTACAAGCGATTCGCCGACGGTAGCTTCGCGCCCACCGCGGTTGCGTGGGGGATGGACAATCGCACCTGCGCGATCCGCGTGGTCGGTCACGGTCAGGGCATGCGCATGGAGCTTCGGGCACCCGGGGGCGACGTCAACCAGTACCTGGCCGTGTCGGCGCTGATCGCCGGCGGCCTGCACGGCATCGACGCGGGGCTGCAGCTACCCGAACCCACCACAGGCAACGCCTACACCAGTGGGGCAGAGAAACTTCCGACCACACTGGCCGAGGCGGCGGAGTTGTTCGAAGGCTCCACGGTCGCCCGCGAAGCTTTCGGTGACGAGGTGGTCGAGCACTATCTGAACTATGCCCGAGTGGAATTGGCGGCGTTCAATTCCGCGGTGACCGATTGGGAGCGGGTGCGTGGCTTCGAACGTCTCTGA
- a CDS encoding aldehyde dehydrogenase family protein, with product MSSSTLINPATEEVLRDVEQLDAAAVDDAVARAQVAQRVWAATAPAEKAAALRAFAAAVDGHIDELAALEVANSGHPIGAAEWEAGHVRDVLQFYAASPERLSGKQIPVGGGLDVTFNDPIGVVGIITPWNFPMPIASWGFAPALAAGNAVLIKPAEWTPLTTIRLGELAVEAGLPPDLFQVLPGPGSVVGERFVTHPGVGKIVFTGSTEVGTRVMAGAAQQVKRVTLELGGKSANIVFDDCDLERAAATAPYGVFDNAGQDCCARSRILVQRSVFDRFMELFEPAVKNVVVGDPGARDTEMGPLVSKKHWESVASYVPDDAPVAFRGSAPTGPGYWFPPTVLMPTRTDRTVTEEIFGPVVTVLPFEDEADAIALANDTNYGLSGSIWTDNLSRALRVSRAVEAGNLSVNSHSSVRYSTPFGGFKQSGLGRELGPDAPLHFTETKNVFIAIGEH from the coding sequence ATGAGTTCATCGACGCTGATCAATCCGGCGACCGAGGAGGTGCTACGCGACGTCGAACAACTCGATGCCGCTGCCGTCGACGACGCCGTCGCCCGGGCGCAGGTCGCGCAGCGGGTGTGGGCTGCCACCGCCCCGGCGGAGAAGGCCGCCGCGTTGCGCGCGTTCGCCGCAGCGGTGGACGGGCATATCGATGAACTCGCCGCACTGGAGGTCGCCAACTCCGGGCACCCCATCGGGGCCGCCGAATGGGAGGCCGGCCATGTTCGCGACGTGTTGCAGTTCTACGCCGCCAGTCCGGAACGCTTGTCCGGCAAGCAGATTCCGGTCGGCGGCGGGCTGGACGTCACGTTCAACGACCCCATCGGGGTGGTGGGCATCATCACCCCGTGGAACTTCCCGATGCCGATCGCCTCGTGGGGGTTCGCTCCGGCACTGGCGGCGGGCAACGCGGTGCTGATCAAGCCTGCCGAGTGGACTCCGTTGACCACCATCCGGCTGGGAGAGCTGGCGGTGGAAGCCGGTCTGCCGCCGGATCTGTTCCAGGTGTTGCCGGGACCGGGCTCTGTGGTGGGCGAGCGCTTCGTCACCCACCCCGGGGTGGGCAAGATCGTGTTCACCGGCTCCACCGAGGTGGGCACCCGGGTGATGGCCGGCGCCGCCCAACAGGTCAAGCGGGTGACTCTGGAGCTGGGCGGTAAAAGCGCCAACATCGTGTTCGACGACTGCGACCTGGAGCGCGCCGCCGCGACAGCGCCGTACGGGGTATTCGACAACGCCGGCCAGGACTGCTGTGCGCGAAGCCGGATCCTGGTGCAGCGCAGTGTCTTCGACCGCTTCATGGAGCTCTTCGAACCCGCTGTCAAGAACGTCGTGGTCGGTGACCCGGGCGCCAGAGACACCGAGATGGGACCGTTGGTGTCCAAGAAGCACTGGGAGTCCGTCGCCTCCTACGTGCCCGACGACGCGCCGGTGGCGTTCCGGGGCAGCGCGCCCACCGGACCCGGATATTGGTTCCCGCCAACGGTGTTGATGCCGACACGCACCGACCGCACCGTCACCGAGGAGATCTTCGGCCCGGTGGTCACGGTGCTGCCGTTCGAGGATGAGGCCGACGCCATCGCGCTGGCCAACGACACCAACTATGGTCTGTCCGGCTCCATCTGGACCGACAACCTGTCCCGCGCGCTGCGGGTCTCCCGTGCTGTGGAAGCGGGCAACCTCAGCGTCAACTCGCACTCCTCGGTGCGTTACAGCACCCCCTTCGGCGGCTTCAAACAATCCGGGCTCGGGCGCGAGCTGGGACCGGACGCACCACTGCATTTCACCGAAACCAAGAACGTCTTCATCGCGATCGGAGAACACTGA
- a CDS encoding gamma-glutamyl-gamma-aminobutyrate hydrolase family protein codes for MASNVSDPVCRPVLGLTTYLQQAQTGVWDVRASFLPAIYLEGVTRAGGIATLLPPQPVDETIAARVLDGLDGLIITGGRDVNPSAYGQGAHPTTDQPALDRDAWEFALVRGALARNMPVLGICRGAQVLNVALGGTLHQHLPDLLGHTRHQAGNAIFSTSAVRTVPGTRTASLIGETSDAQCYHHQAIAELGRGLIVSAQDSVDGVIEAVELDPVQYPNAWVVAVQWHPEERLDDLRLFAGVVGAAGSFASRRGKETERVT; via the coding sequence GTGGCTTCGAACGTCTCTGACCCGGTGTGCAGACCCGTCCTGGGGCTGACCACCTACCTCCAGCAGGCGCAGACCGGCGTCTGGGATGTGCGCGCCAGCTTCCTGCCCGCCATCTACCTCGAAGGGGTGACCCGGGCCGGCGGCATCGCCACCCTGCTGCCTCCGCAGCCGGTCGACGAGACGATCGCCGCACGGGTTCTCGACGGGCTGGACGGACTGATCATCACCGGCGGCCGCGACGTCAACCCGTCGGCCTACGGGCAGGGCGCGCACCCGACCACCGACCAACCCGCGCTCGACCGCGACGCCTGGGAATTCGCCCTGGTGCGTGGCGCTTTGGCGCGAAATATGCCGGTGCTGGGAATCTGTCGAGGTGCTCAGGTGCTCAACGTCGCACTCGGCGGAACGCTGCACCAGCATCTGCCGGACCTGCTCGGCCACACCCGCCACCAGGCCGGCAACGCGATCTTCAGCACCTCGGCGGTGCGCACCGTGCCGGGGACCCGGACGGCGTCGCTGATCGGGGAGACCTCAGACGCGCAGTGTTACCACCACCAGGCGATCGCCGAGCTCGGCCGCGGGCTCATCGTCAGCGCCCAGGACAGTGTCGACGGCGTGATCGAGGCCGTCGAACTGGACCCGGTGCAGTACCCGAACGCCTGGGTGGTGGCCGTGCAATGGCACCCGGAAGAGCGCCTTGACGACCTGCGGTTGTTCGCCGGTGTCGTCGGCGCGGCTGGGAGCTTTGCCTCCCGTCGTGGAAAAGAAACAGAGAGGGTTACATGA